The following are from one region of the Streptomyces rubrogriseus genome:
- a CDS encoding methyltransferase domain-containing protein → MPKPHETAVYTHGHHESVLRSHTWRTAENSAAYLLGSLRPHMRILDIGCGPGTITADLAELVPDGHVTGVDRSPEIVERARATAAARGLENTGFAVADVHALDYPDDTFCVVHAHQVLQHVGDPVRALREMRRVARPGGFIAVRDSDYGAMTWYPASSGMDDWLDLYHRVARANGGEPDAGRRLKAWALEAGFTDITATSATWTFTTPEEREWWSGLWADRTLASAYAERATEGGHATPERLRAVSAAWRDWGKHPESWFSVLHGEILCRKEA, encoded by the coding sequence ATGCCGAAGCCGCATGAGACCGCCGTATACACGCACGGGCACCACGAGTCCGTGCTGCGTTCGCACACCTGGCGCACCGCCGAGAACTCCGCCGCCTACCTGCTCGGCTCCCTGCGGCCCCACATGCGGATCCTGGACATCGGCTGCGGGCCGGGCACCATCACCGCCGACCTGGCGGAGCTGGTCCCGGACGGCCACGTCACCGGCGTGGACCGGTCGCCGGAGATCGTGGAGCGGGCCAGGGCCACGGCCGCCGCGCGGGGGCTGGAGAACACCGGCTTCGCGGTCGCGGACGTGCACGCGCTGGACTACCCGGACGACACCTTCTGCGTGGTCCACGCCCACCAGGTGCTCCAGCACGTGGGTGACCCGGTGCGGGCGCTGCGCGAGATGAGGCGGGTCGCGCGGCCGGGCGGGTTCATCGCCGTCCGCGACTCCGACTACGGGGCCATGACCTGGTACCCCGCGTCCTCGGGCATGGACGACTGGCTGGACCTGTACCACCGGGTGGCCCGCGCCAACGGCGGCGAGCCGGACGCCGGGCGCCGGCTGAAGGCCTGGGCGCTGGAGGCGGGGTTCACCGACATCACGGCGACCTCGGCCACCTGGACCTTCACCACGCCCGAGGAGCGGGAGTGGTGGAGCGGCCTGTGGGCGGACCGCACCCTGGCGTCCGCGTACGCGGAGCGGGCGACCGAGGGCGGCCATGCGACGCCGGAGCGACTGCGCGCCGTATCGGCGGCCTGGCGGGACTGGGGAAAGCACCCGGAAAGCTGGTTCAGCGTTCTGCACGGAGAAATTCTGTGCCGAAAGGAAGCGTGA
- a CDS encoding hydrophobic protein, with product MVPLLLVLLLAIVLFGVGFAVKILWWIALAVLVLWLIGFLARGTTAGGGRGRWYRW from the coding sequence ATGGTTCCGCTTCTGCTCGTACTGCTTCTCGCGATCGTCCTTTTCGGTGTCGGATTCGCGGTGAAGATTCTCTGGTGGATCGCTCTGGCGGTTCTGGTCCTGTGGCTGATCGGTTTCCTGGCCCGCGGGACGACGGCCGGCGGCGGCAGGGGCCGCTGGTACCGGTGGTGA
- a CDS encoding gas vesicle protein K: MTEPAEPRKRRLDLEPDTVERDLMKLVLTVVELLRQLMERQALRRVDEGDLSEDQEERIGLTLMLLDDRMTELRDRYGLRPEDLNLDLGPLGPLLPRE; the protein is encoded by the coding sequence GTGACCGAACCCGCCGAGCCCCGCAAGCGCCGCCTCGACCTCGAGCCGGACACGGTCGAGCGCGACCTGATGAAGCTGGTCCTGACGGTCGTCGAACTGCTGCGCCAGCTCATGGAACGCCAGGCCCTGCGCCGTGTCGACGAGGGCGACCTGAGCGAGGACCAGGAAGAGCGGATCGGGCTCACCCTGATGCTCCTCGACGACCGCATGACCGAGCTGCGTGACCGCTACGGACTGCGGCCCGAGGACCTGAACCTGGACCTCGGGCCGCTGGGACCGCTGCTGCCCCGGGAGTGA
- a CDS encoding gas vesicle protein has protein sequence MTVVERREIALVDLLDRLLAGGVVITGDVTLRIADVDLVRIDLNALISSVNRNVPSPFGD, from the coding sequence GTGACCGTCGTGGAGCGCCGCGAGATCGCGTTGGTCGACCTGCTCGACCGGCTGCTGGCGGGCGGCGTCGTCATCACCGGTGACGTCACGCTGCGCATCGCGGACGTCGACCTGGTCCGCATCGATCTGAACGCGCTGATCAGCTCGGTCAACCGCAACGTTCCCTCACCGTTCGGGGACTGA
- a CDS encoding GvpL/GvpF family gas vesicle protein, whose translation MTGLRYVYAVCRPFGAALQSQLAGVADDPPRLLPHGDLVAVVSHVPEADFGEAALRDHLEDLDWLTATARAHQQVVDALTAVTTPLPLRLATVFRDDSGVRVMLEEREAAFRRTLDRLDGRVEWGVKVYVEADPAQQAQSARPAEPAPKPASGRDYLRQRRRQSRANDDLWSRAEQFATGLHATLSDRADAARLHAPQNPRLSGAAGRNVLNAAYLVARDASEEFVEMVDRTKDDAPGIRVELTGPWAAYSFAGETEEEGS comes from the coding sequence GCCGTCTGCCGCCCCTTCGGCGCGGCCCTCCAGTCCCAGCTCGCGGGCGTGGCGGACGACCCGCCCCGGCTGCTGCCGCACGGAGACCTGGTCGCCGTCGTCAGCCATGTGCCCGAGGCCGACTTCGGCGAGGCGGCACTGCGCGACCACCTGGAGGACCTGGACTGGCTGACCGCCACCGCCCGCGCCCACCAGCAGGTGGTCGACGCGCTCACCGCCGTCACCACCCCGCTGCCGCTCCGGCTGGCCACCGTCTTCAGGGACGACAGCGGCGTACGCGTGATGCTGGAGGAGCGCGAGGCGGCCTTCCGGCGCACGCTCGACCGGCTGGACGGCCGGGTGGAGTGGGGCGTGAAGGTGTACGTCGAGGCGGATCCGGCGCAGCAGGCGCAGTCCGCGCGGCCGGCCGAGCCCGCGCCGAAGCCCGCCTCGGGCCGGGACTACCTTCGGCAGCGGCGCCGGCAGTCGCGGGCGAACGACGACCTGTGGAGCAGGGCCGAACAGTTCGCCACCGGTCTGCACGCGACGCTGTCCGACCGGGCCGACGCCGCCCGGCTGCACGCGCCGCAGAACCCCCGCCTTTCCGGTGCCGCCGGGCGGAACGTTCTCAATGCCGCCTATCTGGTGGCCCGCGACGCATCCGAGGAATTCGTCGAAATGGTGGACCGTACGAAGGACGACGCGCCCGGAATTCGCGTGGAACTCACCGGTCCGTGGGCGGCCTATTCCTTCGCCGGAGAGACAGAGGAGGAGGGATCGTGA